From Dreissena polymorpha isolate Duluth1 chromosome 15, UMN_Dpol_1.0, whole genome shotgun sequence, a single genomic window includes:
- the LOC127860981 gene encoding mucin-like protein encodes MCAVTCASGTWTRSRSCTNPAPQYNGADCTSLGAATEITSCNTGIMCPINGGYTTWSSWGTCSVTCASGTWTRSRSCTNPAPQYNGADCTSLGAPTETTSCNTGIMCPINGGYTTWSSWGTCSVTCASGTWTRSRSCTNPAPQYNGADCTSLGAPTETTSCNTGIMCPINGGYTSWSSWGTCSVTCASGTWTRSRSCTNPAPQYNGADCTSLGAATETSTCDSGIMCPIPIEQGSSPWETNDGYMRIQYYCTFIAPDVGMVGPGKATVSVMFDESVHDIENWEMSTLSPSSADRPANVFQLTNMFSWDFSEFRWSFHGIYKGSLVPKGTCTLCCS; translated from the exons ATGTGCGCAGTCACGTGCGCGAGTGGCACGTGGACCCGGTCTAGATCCTGCACGAACCCAGCACCCCAGTACAATGGCGCAGACTGCACCTCCCTTGGAGCGGCTACTGAAATAACAAGTTGTAATACCGGAATTATGTGTCCAA TAAACGGCGGCTACACCACGTGGAGCTCTTGGGGCACGTGCTCAGTCACGTGCGCGAGTGGCACGTGGACCCGGTCTAGATCCTGCACGAACCCAGCACCCCAGTACAATGGCGCAGACTGCACTTCCCTTGGAGCGCCTACTGAAACAACGAGTTGTAATACCGGAATTATGTGTCCAA TAAACGGCGGCTACACCACGTGGAGCTCTTGGGGCACGTGCTCAGTCACGTGCGCGAGTGGCACGTGGACCCGGTCTAGATCCTGCACGAACCCAGCACCCCAGTACAATGGCGCAGACTGCACTTCCCTTGGAGCGCCTACTGAAACAACGAGTTGTAATACCGGAATTATGTGTCCAA TAAACGGCGGCTACACCTCGTGGAGCTCTTGGGGCACGTGCTCAGTCACGTGCGCGAGTGGCACGTGGACCCGGTCTAGATCCTGCACAAACCCAGCACCCCAGTACAATGGCGCAGACTGCACCTCCCTTGGAGCGGCTACTGAAACATCGACTTGTGATTCAGGAATTATGTGTCCGA TTCCAATTGAACAAGGTTCGAGTCCCTGGGAAACCAATGACGGTTACATGAGGATCCAGTACTACTGCACCTTCATCGCACCGGATGTAGGCATGGTTGGTCCCGGAAAGGCGACAGTGAGCGTCATGTTCGATGAAAGTGTACACGATATCGAG AACTGGGAGATGTCCACTCTTTCCCCCTCCAGCGCCGACCGTCCGGCCAATGTGTTCCAACTGACGAACATGTTTAGTTGGGACTTCTCTGAATTCCGCTGGTCCTTTCATGGGATCTACAAAGGATCACTAGTGCCCAAGGGAACCTGCACGCTGTGCTGTTCATAG